From the genome of Monomorium pharaonis isolate MP-MQ-018 chromosome 1, ASM1337386v2, whole genome shotgun sequence:
ttcttttaataaattttaaacagattttttataattaataacatttgttagaaacaaagaaatatatgctatCGAATAGTTGAACAATAaacggtttattaaatttaaagaaatctttctctccgtGTGCAATCTACTAAAAGTATTACAATGTCCCAGACATTAACGAGATATTTAAAGtgcttattattataatagaaaaattagtaACGATAACTTTCagctttttacaattttacaatattacaaaaacttgaaaggtgtaaaaaaaattctgtaattttattaataaatgtatgttcgtaaaatattttgcagattTGTCCTGTAATTGGAACTCGGTCTATAATTACGACGTCACCTTACTCGTTATATCTTATCGATCGGCAAATAAAACTCACATTTTTacggttttatttttattgcccGTTTGACAGCCAAAGTTATCGCCAAAGAGAGGAAGAATATCGTTCGCTTTAGAGCTAATCCACGACGGCATCTCGCCAGCGGCTGAGGATTTATCCGGCCGCAACAAAGCTGGCAGCGCTTTAAACCACAGCACACTGCACTCCATTtgccctccctcccccttgCCGCATCCTCCCTCCCGCGTGCATGCGTGAAATGCTTTTAAAGCGCAATCGTTCGTACGTTGACTCGGCGGAACGATTGCGTGTGCTCGGGCGAGGCGTCTCCGTCCCCTCGCGAGGATAAGCGAGGAGCCCTCGAGTATGGGGTGGGGGAGGAGACGAGGATCTTTTCTCGTATCATTCGGGATTACGCGTCTCGTATTCGGTGCGATAATCCCCGCTAATCCGACTCTCGAGGTCTCTCGCTTGAGGAACGCGCGAGAGATTTCGTTTCCGAAGAGGGCGAAGAGGAGCCTTTCCGCGcagaaaaatttcatttctGCCGCCGCTTATCCCGTGGTACACGATTACAAAGCCCTATACTTGGACGCGCAATACGAGCGGagcaatttgttttattttgcgaCACGGCATCCGCATGAAAAACGAATGAGAACAACGGAGCCGGAGAGAGTCTCACGCGGGTCGCAATTATGTTGCCATTTAACAACGGCTCGgtgaaaaaatttcagataaaCAGCAATCGAGGCGGAGGAGAGTTGCCCCGTTGAATCACTATCGGCCGGTGATTCAGGTTTATTAGCGGGAACTTAATGACGCGACGaacggacgacgacgacgaacggacgacgacgacgacgacggtctCTCCGCCTTGACCTTACGCACGCTGTGTTTACGAGTCGCACCGCGTGTGTATGTGCACGCGTCGAGATTATCCGATTCATTCGTATTCCACGATCGGCGCTCAAGTGTAACGGAACCGCGCGCTTTTCCTGTTCGTCTATTAACGTTCCCTTATACGTCCCGAAGCGCTCGGGCGGCCGATCGCCTTCTCTAATTGCGCTCGGGCGACCGGAATACTTTTAGTAACATTCAACAGATATATGACCGGGAGTCAGTTTGTGTCGAGTTAAATTTTGCTCCCGTCGTAGAGGAAGCTCGATTCTCCTCCACTGTAATCGACTGTCAATTCCGTTTCTGTAAAGCgtgtcaaattatttatttttatatgcaaattataaactgttttcgaattatttaaatttcattgtGCAATTTAgtacagaaataatgaaacatttaatattttactgttaaaatgtaaaaatgtgtgTAGCTATCAATAAATCCTAGAAAAtcacacggaaagaattttctcttaaaaattaccctgaaaatcgtggtaattgtgggacaacgtctaacaaaatttactaaaactttgcccgattttattaaaatttagtaatttgttaaaagtatggtaaaattcttcaaggtttacgttgtctcacaattaccacgattttcagggtaatttttaagagaaaattctctccgtgcatATGAAACCCTTCGAGGTACAATGTCGTCCCACGACCACCGTGACTCCCAGGGCGAGTTTTGTGAGAGAATTCTCTCCGCGTGCAGTCGCAACGAAGAAGAGATATATTTCTCCGGCCGGTTATCGCGGCGGTCTCGCTGTCCTTCGGGCGACGGTCGATGTTTAGCACTACGGCCACTTCCGGCCGGAAGTGCATAAGACCGCGATAGCGGAAGCCGCGCGCGCTACCGCCGccggccgtcgtcgtcgtcggctgGGTACCCAATATCGATCGCGCTTCCACGGGGCGCGCGACGATGCGATTTTATCGCGCCTCACGGCGCTCTTACGCGAGCGTTTACGCGAACATTTCGCGTACACGGTTGTATACCCTACGCGCGCGTCACGGTCCAAGTGACGCGCGGAATCGCGTGCGGCATTCGCTGCTGCTCGGGTCGCGGAACAATGTCGGCGGCCTTCCCCGACGAATCTCGTCCTCGTTTGCACTCGACCGAATCGGAAATGAAAACGTGTATAACGGAGTTTCTTAATTCGAGTCAATTAAAAACGATAAGCTCACGTTATTATTGCCGCATCGACTTCAAACCGGAGTACGTTTGAACTGAGAATGTCGAGTGAGAAAATTTCTGATTGGGGAAACGGCGTCCGTTTCTCCGTAAAACTTCATATGATTTTATGCAGATTATTACGTCTGAAGAAATACACGCTCTCTCGAAATTATTAGTAGTAAAACAGCTAATAACGTCATTCGGATTATTCTATTGAAACGATAGTGgaaatcaaattaacaaattctctttctctttgtgcGCAGATCCAGACGAAGCGTGAGCTGTTCTTCAAGAACGACGGCACGGGAATAATCTCGTCGCCCTCGGTGCCGTCGGTGCCGCCGCCGCAGCCGCCGACGCAGGCGCCCGGGTCTCAGGTGAACAATTCGTCGTCGGTGACGAACTCGACAACCGCCGGCAGCCTGACGTCGCCGAACGCGGCGCCGGTGTACACGAGCGGCGCCCTGGCCGGATTGAACGCGAAGTCACGGCTCCCGCCGTCGACGACGATCCCGAACGACGCCTCGGAGGATAGTAACAGGCGCGAGTCGGCGCGGAACGCGATCTCCTCCAAGGAGGACAGCAACAAGGAGGCCAGTTTGCTGCATCATGCGCGACCAACGCCGCCCACCAAGCCCAAGGAGCTCGACGGCTACGTCGGCTTCGCGAATCTCCCCAACCAGGTGTACAGGAAGGCCGTGAAGAAGGGCTTCGAGTTCACGCTCATGGTCGTAGGTCGGTAGACAGGGCGCGGCTAGAAGAAAACAAGTTGTTTGCGCGATTAAATTATCTCAACACGAAttgtattaatgtaaattactCGTAATTCGTCGTTCGATCGTAACGGGCGGGGGCTGCCGCTCTGACGGATGAATCAACCGACATTTACGCTTGCGAAATATGCGAAATATGCGCAAACGTGTATgcggtattttttttcttgagcATCAGCAAACGAATCGATGAGACGCAATGTATGTATGATCGCGGTGGTCTATCATCGAGGTCGAATCTCCGGTTCGCGACGCGGGAAACGCGATATCCCTCGTTTCACGCGAGCCGGGCATTAAAATGCCCATTATGCGGCAGCGGAAGAACAACAGACGGCCGTCTGTCCGTCTCACGAGAGCCGGCCCGGAGGACAAAGGGATCCGTTTCTTCGGTAGTTGCAGCGGTGTATTCCCATTTCGTCGTGGAATATCGTCTCGCGATGCAACCTCCCATCTGCCGAGCACGTGCGAgtcccttctctttctctccctcgttCAGTTTCTCCTCGCTTGTTGTATCAAGGCTGTCGCCGTGCTCCAGCGGTTCTCACGCGCGGTTCCACGTCCGTGGAACACGCTCGATTCCGACCTTCGTTGATCGTCGaatcctctctttttctacgtcactatttatttatcgcgAATTACTCGAGACGGCCAATTTGCGGCAATAGCATGCAACGGGTAGCGGCTTCACCGATTGAAAATCATTATAAATCGTTAATTGCACATcctgcatttttttctctctgctGAGATTTGTCACCTGGCTTCGGTGTGCTTCACACAACGAGCGCATAATTAGAACCTTTAATGTGAAAATACATCGTATCTTTCTTCAGTTATCTATATTTCTTACGCTAAAGAAGtttccataaaaaataaaattatgttggCCTGGAAATGTATATGCAATGTATAATGgaagaaattttaagaattcagCCGGGAATTCGGGGAGGTGGTAACAAAGGTGCTGACTAAACTGGTCAGCGATCTTCTTGAACGAAGCGCGTGCACGCGGGTGTGAAAGAGTGTCATTGGGTCTGGAGAAATTTGAGAGCGTGGTCTGCTACGTGCGAGGGGAAGGGGCTATTATTAGCCCGCGTATAAGCGGAGCCGTTCCTCCGTAAATAGAACAATTCAAGAGCTTACCCTTGGCTGTATGAAGGCGTAGGCGCGGCACTTCGCCTGGTTCAAGGTTCGCGTATTAAGAGGTCACGGCACTCATTTCATCTCATTTCGTTTCGGTCACATCGTTACCGAATTTATTTGACCGCGGACCCATTTAACGCATCCTAGAAATGTCGACCGTAAATACTTGGACAGAGATGATTAATGATCGCTGTCACGACTAACagaatatttaatgattaGGAAGTTTTTTTAAGAATCATGGTTTTTGGCatgcattaatttaaaaacaatttatgaaataatattaaaattaaatatcttttgaaacatttctttaaaactgtagaatatacatttctctagttgtttaattaaataatttgcaaataaattaagtaattaaaaaatatattttactcgtATACTACATTCATACAATTTGTGttgaatttattaactttatttttctagGGCTTTaagattagaaaaataatggTTAAGTCctagaaaaataaagttatctCAAGATATATATCTGTCAAAGCATACTAAAgaatctgtaaaattttcataggAGAGTCTGGTCTCGGCAAATCTACCTTGATCAACTCCATGTTCCTGGCCGACATATACAGTGCCGAATATCCCGGACCCAGCCTCAGGATAAAAAAGACAGTTGCCGTGGAAACCAGCAAAGTACTGCTGAAGGAAAACGGTGTCAACCTCACCCTCACGATTGTCGATACCCCTGGTTTCGGTGATGCTGTGGACAACAGCAACTGGTAATAAATTCGTTGACAAAGTTTGCGATTAAATTCAACTAAATCGACAtccgttttttaatttttataatttatttaataacattcttTCCCTTTGTTTAGTTGGGTACCAGTAATCGACTATATCGAGTCGAAGTACGAGGAATTTCTCAATGCAGAATCTCGTGTGACGAGACGGCAGATCCCGGACAGTCGAGTGCATTGCTGTCTCTATTTCGTCGCACCCTCCGGTCATGGATTGAAGCCCCTTGATGTGGAGTTTATGCAGCGTCTCCATGACAAAGTTAACATCATACCTGTTATTGCCAAGGCGGATACCATGACGCCGGATGAGTGCGCGCACTTTAAGAAACAGGTATGATTTCTCTATAATGCACtgtaataaagaagaaaaaaagagcttGCTTTTTTGAAAAGTGCAggatataaaacaataaaaattgtaacaaatctttaagaaattttataaacctaTATAAGAGATtttctgaattattaatttaattcaccGTCTCGCTTTTTCCAGATTTTGAACGAGATTGCgcaacacaaaataaaaatctacgaATTTCCGGAGGTCGAAGAGGAAGAGGATAACAAATTCCATAAATTATTAAGGGATAGAGTGCCATTCGCAGTCGTGGGAGCGAATACAGTCGTCGAACACGACGGGAAGAAAGTGCGGGGAAGAAAATATCCATGGGGAGTTGCGGAAGGTATGTACGGATTTCTGAACTGAAATGattgaacaaaaatttattgctgGAAAAAATTATAGCAGATAAGTAAGATTTAGGAGTTACTTGCATcgcagaaatataaaaattactatattctTCCGCTGTATGCAAGTTGTTTATCGTTTTTATAATTCGTGTTTCCACCTTATTTCTGTGCGTAGTTGAGAATCTGGAACATTGCGACTTCATTGCACTCCGAAACATGGTAGTAAGGACACACGTGCAGGATTTAAAAGACGTAACGAACAACGTGCACTACGAGAATTTCAGATGTCGCACCTTGGCCGGTATAGGCGTAGACGGAAAACCGACAAAGGCCTCGAATAAGTAAGTATATACGTGCAATTTCTTGTCACACGTTTGACTATTGTACTAGAACAGTTTTGTCGACAAGTAGATGTGTTTTATCATATCGAAATAGACAAATCGAGCGTCatgatttaaaagaaaatttaaaaaaagttgaattatATCCGTCCTCTTAAGTCAATTGAATCGTCGCTGGGAGTGAAAAGATAAACATTGCAACCCCCAAAAACATGTATCTTCTAATATGACAGCCGTTTAGTTTTATACCGCATAATGCAGcccaatttattaattcaccTGTCCCCAGTAGcgcgatattaatattattaccgGACGCGATAAAGATGACGGGACGATTACTTTGTCTCTTTTAGCCGTTCCCGCTCACTCTTACGACGCTCGCTTTTTCTATTCGAAACACGAGCAAGGTTGTTTGTTTCGTTGAGTTTGATTTGAGCACGCAATGTGTGTCTCGGCGAAGCACTCGACTGTGTATGCGTGATGAGATGATCGTTTTATTTCAAGCTTCAGTACCACCAATAATACGACGCTTCTTGTGAGTCGATTGCGTGTACTGTTCGAAAATATGCTTGTACCACACCGTGTGTGTTTTTGTCTttccattctttttttttttatcgttctGAAGAGAATTCAGAAAAAGGTTGTGCATGCAAACTATCGAAATCCCCGGTTACTCTCGCGTTCGAATTATCTTAACGTGTATCTCGATCGCGAGCGGGATCTGTATCCGTAGACTAGACACGAGAAACGCTGCCGAAGGAGCGGGAGGGATAAACGGACCAACCAACCCTTCGACAGCGTGTCCCCCGTGCGAATTTTAATGGTGAATTTCTTATTGGTCAGTTTGTGCCCTCCAGGAGTGATGAACAGTTTCATGATGGTGTGGTAAGTCCTTTAATAAGGCTCAAAAGGATATATTATGGTTTTGTGTGCACAAGCCTTGTCGAGTTGCGAGAATTTCCCCGTGTTTTTTAAAACTGGGAGGATTCACTACGTAGAGTATcataagtttgaaaaaaaattagtgaaaAAGATATCGTAAATGTTCTAAATCCATTGaccgtaattttaattacttttcatatcgaaataattaaatagaaatattaatcatcttagtttataatttatgttgtaATCATGCACTTTTTCTCTCGACTCTGTATTTTTGCTGCCtttcataattataacattaaaacgTATACTCTTATCTAATTTATGTTTAGATCAATCAAGCATTTACGCTTAGTGAATCCTCCGAAGTAATATTTgatgcaaattattatatagaaagagCAGCTGGtacatttttagatttttttctacattaaatatagttttagaTTTGCTTGGcgcttttatatttatatgcgtTTACTTTTGCATTAGTACTTAGCACAATATGTAGTTCCCTTTTGTAAAGAGGAGGCATATCTAGTTACTTTTACAATATCCTTTATAACACCTGTAAATATATTGcgactttaaaaattttgctgtaacaattttttatgtgagaGCCCTGATTTTCATCGCGcatgaaaaagaatttataatattgtgaaAGTGAGGATtgataatacataaaatatacttgcGCATCATATTTATAAACGCCGAACTCGATTTAAATCATCTATTTTCATGTACATAACGGTACGCACAAATTCTGCAACCAATGTCCGGAATGTAATCGGATCGTGGATTTGGAGCAATGTTTTAATTGCCACGATCCAGTAATGTGAGTAATGAACCAATTATCATCTGTAATTCGTGTAACATCGATTTGATGCAAATCCGGGCTCCAGCGTTTAGCCTTTAACTGATTGCGGTCTCAAACCAAGCTTACCATCAAGGAATTATCTGTTCTGTCGTAATATTATCAGGAAGTGTTTagcttttttgttattttttgtagttATCTCGCGCGACGTAAACagcacatttatagaaaatatgttGGTCTTTATATTTCTCGAAATATTTGTAGTCTTATACCAGACGTATAACTTTTCCACATAATTACCGAGTTAACATAATTTACCGTTAACTCTTTGCAGAATTATGTATTCACTATCTATAATAATTCGTCAacttatgttaattatattaataattgttttaatattaatatcgcaATCGTAACTAATTGtagttaatcaaaatttatatagtcTTTGTTGAAGGACcgaaagtttatatatatttttagactttaaaatataaaattccaaATTTGTTTCTGCAAAGAGCTAACGAGATTAAATACGCTCATTAATGATTAGCTGCGTGCCGAAGGCGCCTAAATGTCACGCGCGTTAATCAATATCTGTATTTCGTCAGTACGGTGTTTTGTCagtttatatgttttaatttaaatctgcTTGAATTTTTCTAGGAACCCATTGGCGCAACTGGAAGAGGAGAAGCGTGAACACGATAACAAGATGAAGAAGATGGAGTCTGAAATGGAGCAAGTTTTCGAGATGAAAGTTCGCGAGAAGAGGCAGAAGTTGAAAGATTCCGAAGCGGATGTAAGTGAAGCGTGTCACTTGTTACCTTTTTACTTGGAATTATAAGTTGAAATTGGTGAAAATTCGCTCGAATTATATCACTGGTTATTATTCAATGagtttagtatttaaaaagacAGTTTATTATTCGTTCAAGATCCGTTTTTGCTTCAACACAAAATTAATTCCGCCGCGAATTGTTATCTTACGTACCTCGTGGTGTCTTTATGCAAAATTGTTCGGCGAAACATAATTATTCGAATAATACTAACGTCAAGATGCGGGAAATTCGGAAACAGTTGCAGAGAAGGCACGAACAAATGCGACGCTCGTTGGAACAGCAAGTGCGCGAGTTGGAGGACAAGAGGCGAGCGTTTGAGGCGGAGAAGACTGCCTGGGAGCAGCAGACCGGTCACAGTATTGAAGAATTACGTAGACGCAGCTTAGAGGCGAATTCGAAAGAGTAAGTAGCCTGTATCGAGACGAAAATGAGAGGAAGAGATGtgtttttttgcattttgcaTTCTCACACATTTATTTCTCCGTTGTGTCTCGAGAAAGATATATATCGTTTTTCGCacgatttttttgtttagaaacgtttttatattcagctttattctgttttattttattttttatttaatcgctgacacaaaatattatgaacGATCAATGAGGCAGTTGCTATATCGCTTGATGCTTAGCCGCTGGTGATTTAGTAATGGTTCTCCGAGTTGTTTAGACATCCGGTTTGACTGACGCAAAAAGTACTTCGTGATGCAATTAGAGTCTGACGCAGCTTGATAGCTTTCTGTACACTATGTTCTGCCACCGTATCTTCTTCCGGCTGCAGAGatcgtttataaaaaaaaaagagttgaGTCTGCCACGGCCACGTCATTACGGGATCTCATTACGGAAGCTATTTAATTTAGCTTTGGATTACATTACATAAAGTTCGATGAAATGAGATTGTAAAACGTAAATCAGTAGTGCCACTTTACTGTGCAAGTTAACTTAAAATAGCTTAAAAATTTgagattttgtttttttcaagtaaaagaaattatatttgccaAGAAATTTTTGGAGAGAAATTGATACAGTGAAAGAAAGATACGATAGTGAGTACATGTTGTGCAATATAAATTTCGCTCTCGCTGTAGCATTTCGTAGCATCGCTAATACGTGTTTAGATTTTGATGTGCAATTTAATAGTTGTCGCACCGCAGTACATTCCACTCACGCTTGACGACCCTTTACTACATATCCCGATCACTTTCACGAAGCTTGcaccaataataataacggaataataatgattgatCCGACTCTGAGATTATCATCGTCgaacgaattttattttacaatttatattcacGCGACATTGTccgcacatatatatattacgacTTCGCATAATGTCGTGCATTTAGCGCTGAATGTGACTGTCGAATTTTAACTTAtggtaaaatattagattattataaaatatacgcaATACTAGATGTCAAATGATTTTTCTAGTTCAAATTCAAGCGAGATAAGTTGCCGAGGGATGTCGAAAGACGCCATTGAATTAAGATTTGACGAACACATTCAGCAGCTAAATCGCTGCCGACGTTGCTGCAGAACGTTTCTGCGGAAAGAAACTAATCGTGCAACGAACGTCGGCAGCGTTCTCCAGGGCACCGTTCATTCAGTGCCCGGTTAATTTGATCAAGCGCGGGTACACGTAGGCTTAAGTTCGCgcgcgtatttttttttccattacaTCCGAGCTTGCTGCACCGGATGTAATGCGctcgctaaaaaaaaaaatgttcggTTTCTTTGTCTCTCTTGTGTGTATACCATATCGGGGTATCCTCCTGATCTAGGACGGGATCGATGTCCTCCGAGGGATCTGGAGGCGGCGGGGGTACGTTGAGGGGGTCCCGAGGAATAAGCAGCCTCCTTCGCCGTCACACCAGTTTCAAATCACCTCAAGACAGCCCCGCACAGATACAGCTTGTCATACAGCATCCTGAGCACCCTTAATAGAGACCGCCTCCCAGACCGCTCTCGCTCGCTTGCGAGACTCGTCCCGAGATCGCCGCGCAACCTCCACCTCGCGCTCGGCCCCTATCAGCCCTTATCCAGTCGAGATTGCCCTCTCTTCTGAGCGGCGACGGGATCGCACGGAAATTCCCCTGGCTCGGCAGGAGTGAgaatcaaaataattcaaattaatcaGGTGACTcgaatcaaaaatattgtagaatCGAAAGGAGAGCCTGTTATCTTTGAAAACGCCGTGCATCGATCGCTCGAATAAGGGTTGAGAGGAGTCTTATCATACTCGAGAAGAGTAAGTGCTGCCTATCCGGACGATTCGTCAACGTTACTTCAACGATAAATTTCATAGCGCCTGATAAAGGCAGAGAAGTCAGAAGTCTCTTTCGTTTGAATCACTTTTCGAGTATTacatttgatatcaatttattcttgtctctctctctctctcttttcaagATAAGCAGAAATACTAAATTATCTCAGCTACtagatatatcaattttttttaattttttgggtTTAATCAACGTagcggtttttttttacgtagaCATTTTCTTAGTCGATTTTGAAGTTTTGCGTTGTATTGCGTCTGAACGTACTTTGACCACTGTCGTTATCGCGATAAGCTGCACTTACTCGGcccgcgtgtgcgtgcgccCGTTAATCCGTTCGATACATACCGTAATCCGAAGCGACTGTACATTTCCAGCGTCCCACAGGCCTGTAGAGGCAACGGGACACGAGACGAGTGCGATTCAATAAatctctcctttctctccgCTCGCCGTCGTTCGTTTTGTCCGCGCGTTAATTAATCATTACGTCTCCCTCGTCGGGAAACATTGCGCACACAACTCCGacgtttacatttattaaagcCGAGAAAAGTGAGATCGGAGTGTCCTGGAAAGCATGGAAATCTCGCGGCAGACGCGGAGTTGCATTCTTGGATGAAGTAGACGGCAGTTTTGtgcgaatatttaattagcgAGTAACTCTGCGAAGTCTCGAGTCAAGCGGTTGTTTAGCACTTTAACCGAATTAAAGCTCCTAAAGTACATTTCGGGAaactaaaatttcaattattactCCGCTCTGCTTGGCGAAAGTTTAAGTCGATATGTGATCAGAAATCTACCTGACGCTATCtgattagaaataaattgattttaaagaGTGGAAATTGTATCGCGTCAAATCGAGAGGAGTTTGTCGCCGAGGACGTTCAAATCAAGAAAGTTTCGGTCTGGAAAGTTAAGAAAGTTTCCGTCGCTGAGAGAATTCTGTCTCGAATTTCTTACCCGCGACAGATGAGACGACAGCGTCCCGAGCTGGGTTTCCTCGTTTTCTCGGATACGTCACGCGTCACACGTCTAAAACTCCTCGAGTTAGGTCGCAATCTCGCGTTACATCGTGTACAGGTCTTGATTCGTTTACACGGCTGTTTTATTTTGCGCGTCACAGTTTCTCGCGCACGCAGACGCGGAGCTCTCGGGCTTGCGTTTCCCGGTAAAGCACACGGTCTGGGTGATACGCAGCGCACACGACTTTattaagtatacatatatatatatatatatataaatatatatatatatattagcgATATGTACATTTAGCAACGTATTTTTGGCACTTCAACTTTGATAAACTTCGAGATTGTATGTAAGGAGACGCAAAATTGTGCGTCGCTCATCCTCGAGCAGGAGCGTCGTTTCTCTTTTGTACTTCCACGCCCGACACTTTTTACATACGCACACGTGCACCCTCTAACCCTTTACCGCATCGCGTGCCATAGTCAACCCTCCATCTCTCTCCGCATCGCACATCCCTGATCACCAGTTCGTTTTCGATCGTACTTTTCGGATAGCCGTTATATATCTGGcaaagtgaatttttatcactaTAAAACAAAAAGGGTCCCGATCTCGAGAGACACGCGGTAAAGGGTTGACACATACGGCCGTTCACGCTCGCGCGGTATGCGAGATCTCAAGTCGATTGTAAACTCTAAGCAAGCTGTCGGTCTCATCCGTTCGATTTCACGCATCTGTTTTCCTGTTTGTCGCCCGCGAAATAACGACTGCTCGAAAGTACACGCTCTCGAAAAAAACGTAGACCGCTCTCGCACACGTACGTTTCGTTTTTCGACGAGACTCCCTCCGAATCGCGGAGGATCGATCCCAAAGAGAGGAAGCGGAGACAGCTTGGTAGAGGATGTAACCGcctattactaataataatcgCTCGCAAATTAAACATTGTTAATTTCGTAATCGATAGtcctttttttatctctcGCAAATAAATGCAATGCTTACCTAAAACAGTTACTAACCGTTTTTTCGAGTTTTTCTCGTTGCGATTATTTAGCTTACGTTCGCGACGAGGGAAAATTGCGGCTGCGATTCTGCGCGGTAGAAATTCAAAGGAGgaaattaaatgcataaagTGTATTCCTCGGAATGCGAAAGTCTGCGGAAGGTGAATGCAATTTTCCTTCATCGCCTCTCCTATTAAATGCCATAGTCTGCCATGTGTGCATAATGTTTTTACTGTTCCATTTACACGTATCGTCATTTTAAATCCAACtttctacataattaattttccaacACAATGTTTTGCACAcgtgtagaaaattttttttcaaagcgaAACATCCTTCGAGATTTACTTTCACGTTTCTTTCGCTTTATGTTTTCTCTTCGACGATCTTTTGTTAAAATGACGATATGTTAACGTGCTCTCGGTGTGCATATGTATCTGCAGTTTTACCATAAAATGTTAGAGAATGCAAATATCATAAGAGGCACAAACAACGTATCTTTGTACTCGCGGAAAAGACGAACGTGGTATCCGCTACCGGAGAGTTAGACGAAAGTCGTATAAGCGACGAAGTACGAAGCGGAAATGCGGAACTTGATTTCTgaaaacacatacacacacacacacacgtgagAGAGATCAGCATGTTGCTACCTGATCGCGAGCAGAGGATGGGTTTTCGAAGCATGGATTTTCGCATGAATAG
Proteins encoded in this window:
- the LOC105828853 gene encoding septin-7 isoform X3, which codes for MSTTENQQQNGTAGGAQSNGIKTLSSSSSSSSSAASSTTSGVSPSSAGRVGLPNNSNSSFLYSSSTMLSREKTRQVPPPTLPKYTSSFNAGSNGGGTAERLTRDREAGGSYRLASLDRLALRQRILDGEKANGEPISIQTKRELFFKNDGTGIISSPSVPSVPPPQPPTQAPGSQVNNSSSVTNSTTAGSLTSPNAAPVYTSGALAGLNAKSRLPPSTTIPNDASEDSNRRESARNAISSKEDSNKEASLLHHARPTPPTKPKELDGYVGFANLPNQVYRKAVKKGFEFTLMVVGESGLGKSTLINSMFLADIYSAEYPGPSLRIKKTVAVETSKVLLKENGVNLTLTIVDTPGFGDAVDNSNCWVPVIDYIESKYEEFLNAESRVTRRQIPDSRVHCCLYFVAPSGHGLKPLDVEFMQRLHDKVNIIPVIAKADTMTPDECAHFKKQILNEIAQHKIKIYEFPEVEEEEDNKFHKLLRDRVPFAVVGANTVVEHDGKKVRGRKYPWGVAEVENLEHCDFIALRNMVVRTHVQDLKDVTNNVHYENFRCRTLAGIGVDGKPTKASNNLCPPGVMNSFMMVWNPLAQLEEEKREHDNKMKKMESEMEQVFEMKVREKRQKLKDSEADLQRRHEQMRRSLEQQVRELEDKRRAFEAEKTAWEQQTGHSIEELRRRSLEANSKEAVDGKDKKSKKKGLF